A stretch of DNA from Cryptosporangium aurantiacum:
GCTGTCCGCGAGCCGCTGGACGCGGGGCCGATCAACGCTGGTGAGCGAGAATTCCGCCGCGACGAAGACCGCGTTTGCGGCGAGGAAGACCAGAACCGCGACGAGTGCGGCCGCGGTCACCGGACACGCCGTCGGAATCGAGAAAGCTGCGGGTGGGCAGCGACAGAACTCATGGGAAGGGATGTTGCCGCACGGCCCCGAGCTCACACGCGGGACGGGGCGGGACAGTCCGTGGCCGCCCTAGCCTGCCGACATGCCATCCGGCCTGAGAGACTGGCGAGGTGGCCGCTGTCAGTTCGTTCTCGGATCGAGGGGGCAACCCGCAGGACGTATTCGTCCGGCTCGGCGTCGCACTCCCTGGACTCGACCTGCTGTTCCGCACCGGGACGGGGGTACCGGTGTGGTCGTACCCCGTCGATACCGGCGAGGGCTTCGACCACTGGCTACGCCTGCGCCGGCTCCACGAGCGCACCGGCCTCTACCCGTTCCTGGTCGGCCCCGGCGACGAAACCGCTGACCTCGCGTTCATGGCCGAGAACGACTGCGACCCGACCGCCGTCGAGCGCGGCCTGGCCTTGGACGCCGGCCGCCGCCTCGCGGAGCTGGCCGCCGCCCAGGACACGATGTCCGTCGAAGAGGTCTTCCTGAACCCGGATCTCGACGTCCAGCCGAGCCCGGAGCCAGAATTCGTCTGGGACAAGCAGGAGACCCTGGTGGCGCTCATTCCCGCCAGGGCAGGCTACGAGGTGCCCGGGCTGCTGTCCTGGCAGGGCGCGGTGAACTGCGACGTGGACGCCGCGGACCACGTCGCGATCCTCAAGCGGTGGCACGACATGCATGGCGCGCAGCTGGTGACGCTCTCGTTCGACATGCTCGAACTGCTGGTGCCGACGCCGCCGATGGATCCCCGGGCGGCCGCGGAGAGTGCGATCGAGCAGTACGCGTACTGCCCGGACGCGGTCGACCAGGGGGTGGGTTCCTTACCCGCGCTCGCCGCCGGCCAGGTCCGCAGCCCCAGCTGGTACTTCTGGTGGGACTAGCGCCCTGACCTGGGGTTTCTTCATCGCGTTCGTGCTCAGGCCGTCGCTAGGCCGTCACCGGGCAACTCACCGGCCTGGAACACCTTGTCGACAGCGGCCCGCGTCCGGGCTTCGCTCGCGGGCATGAGATGCGTGTAGGTACGGAGCGTGAAACCGGGGTCGGCGTGACCGAGGTACTCCGAGAGGGCCTTGATGCTCTCCCCGGCGTCGAGCAGCACCGAGGCGTAGAAATGCCGGAGCGCATGCATGCCGTTGTGGTAGTCGGCAGCCACGCCGATCT
This window harbors:
- a CDS encoding DUF4253 domain-containing protein, encoding MAAVSSFSDRGGNPQDVFVRLGVALPGLDLLFRTGTGVPVWSYPVDTGEGFDHWLRLRRLHERTGLYPFLVGPGDETADLAFMAENDCDPTAVERGLALDAGRRLAELAAAQDTMSVEEVFLNPDLDVQPSPEPEFVWDKQETLVALIPARAGYEVPGLLSWQGAVNCDVDAADHVAILKRWHDMHGAQLVTLSFDMLELLVPTPPMDPRAAAESAIEQYAYCPDAVDQGVGSLPALAAGQVRSPSWYFWWD